The Actinomyces viscosus genome segment CGTCAGTGGCCCTCGCGAGCGATGCGGTCGGCCTCGCGCTGGAAGGACTGGCGGATCTCCTCCTCGGCCTCCTCGCGGCCCACCCAGTGGGCGCCCTCGACCGACTTGCCGGGCTCGAGGTCCTTGTAGACCTCGAAGAAGTGCTGGATCTCCAGGCGGTGGAACTCCGAGACGTCCTCGATGTCGGTGCGCCAGGAGGCGCGCTGGTCGGCGCTGGGCACGCACAGGACCTTGTCGTCGCCGCCCTTCTCGTCGCGCATGCGGAACATGCCCAGCGCGCGGCAGCGGATGACGCAGCCGGGGAAGGTCGGCTCCTCCAGCAGGACCAGGGCGTCCAGCGGGTCGCCGTCCTCGCCGAGCGTCTCGTCGATGAAGCCGTAGTCGTCGGGGTAGCGCGTGGAGGTGAAGAGCATGCGGTCCAGGCGGATCCGGCCGGTCTCGTGGTCGATCTCGTACTTGTTGCGGTTGCCCTTGGGGATCTCAATCGTGACGTCGAACTCCACGGGGAGCCTCCTTCGCTCGTGTCTTCAGCTCGTTGGGCGCTGGAACGGTGCCTGGCGGTCGGCGTCGATCCGGCGGGGCGGGTATTGATGGCACTAGTGTGGCGCACGACAGCGCCCGAGGTCAGCAAACGCGTACTCTGCACGTCGGTGCACCGGCGGGGACGACCTCCCGGGCGCCCCACCCACCTGATATACAGGCCATCCCAGCCTGTCAACAACCCAGTCCGGAGGACGTATGCGCAAGGTCCAGACCGCGGCCCTGACGGCGGCGAGCCTGCTGGTTTTCGGCGGCTACTACAGCCTGGGCGATGCTCTCGACCTGGTACCTGGCCCGGTGACGGTGGCCTACGCCGACGTCGCCCCCCAGCCCTTCCCGACGCCGGCCGGCCCCAGCGCCAAGACCACGGCCCCCT includes the following:
- a CDS encoding inorganic diphosphatase — protein: MEFDVTIEIPKGNRNKYEIDHETGRIRLDRMLFTSTRYPDDYGFIDETLGEDGDPLDALVLLEEPTFPGCVIRCRALGMFRMRDEKGGDDKVLCVPSADQRASWRTDIEDVSEFHRLEIQHFFEVYKDLEPGKSVEGAHWVGREEAEEEIRQSFQREADRIAREGH